A single genomic interval of Daucus carota subsp. sativus chromosome 1, DH1 v3.0, whole genome shotgun sequence harbors:
- the LOC108222862 gene encoding vacuolar protein 8, whose protein sequence is MGEQSSPELSSLPAGKSRLRQAIELSSTIISLSYSIKVFTVKWQMIRNKLQDLLSGLIDIENRDSGNTSSLSGEYIQAIIDTLCVCNEFGNKCIELKFSGKLLMQSDLSILVSRIDDHIKCLSEIYIVGLLNHSNAIVVQKPGALASRDDMKFFVNDLLSRLKIGDTHMKKQALVALNDVIQEDDKYVKICVETEGIVSILVNFLDSEVIEIQEEAAKGVCLISQVDVYRGVLAGAGIIAPLIRVLESGSGAGKECAARCLMKVTENSDNSWSVSAHGGVSVLMKIVKSVDGCCGELVGLACRVLKNLAGVEEINKFMVEEGAIVVFLGLLKSKDETVLLSSMDYLETMASTDKMNRDLILNEGGISVLVHVLDPKLSVSSKAREMAFRGIKTLCLKSESSLNVVMNSGFMDHVLYFLRYGEVSIQELALKASFWLCKTSEEAQKAMGDAGFMPELVKFLDAKSYEVCEMAAETLSVMVSVPRNRKRFVQNPQNVGLIVQLLDQDEPNLGDSKLLLTILTFLVSSNTGRRSIVNSGHLRNIEKLAAAEVSDAKKIVRRLSSNKFTSIFSGIWHS, encoded by the coding sequence ATGGGTGAGCAAAGTTCACCGGAATTGTCATCACTACCTGCCGGAAAATCAAGACTCCGGCAAGCTATTGAGCTTTCATCAACAATCATTTCACTATCTTATTCTATCAAAGTGTTTACCGTTAAATGGCAGATGATAAGAAACAAGCTGCAAGACCTTCTCTCCGGCCTCATCGATATTGAAAACCGTGATTCCGGCAACACATCTTCACTCTCCGGCGAGTATATTCAGGCAATTATAGACACACTTTGTGTATGTAATGAATTTGGGAATAAATGCATTGAGTTGAAGTTTAGTGGGAAGCTTCTAATGCAAAGTGATCTTTCTATACTTGTCTCTCGAATAGATGATCATATCAAATGCTTATCTGAGATATATATAGTTGGGCTTCTTAATCATAGTAATGCTATTGTTGTGCAAAAGCCAGGAGCTTTGGCTTCTCGAGATGATATGAAGTTCTTTGTTAATGATTTATTATCAAGGCTTAAAATTGGAGATACCCATATGAAGAAACAAGCTTTAGTAGCTCTTAATGATGTGATTCAAGAAGATGACAAGTATGTGAAGATTTGTGTGGAGACTGAAGGGATTGTCTCAATTTTGGTGAATTTTCTTGATTCAGAAGTGATTGAAATTCAGGAAGAGGCTGCAAAAGGGGTGTGTTTGATTTCTCAAGTTGATGTTTATAGAGGTGTTTTAGCTGGTGCAGGGATAATTGCACCTTTGATTAGGGTTTTGGAGAGTGGGAGTGGGGCTGGGAAAGAATGTGCTGCAAGGTGTTTGATGAAGGTTACTGAGAATTCGGATAATTCGTGGTCGGTTTCGGCTCATGGTGGAGTGAGTGTGTTGATGAAGATTGTTAAGAGTGTTGATggttgttgtggtgaattggtTGGTTTGGCTTGTAGGGTGCTGAAAAATCTTGCTGGTGTTGAAGAGATAAATAAGTTTATGGTTGAAGAAGGCGCGATTGTTGTTTTTCTTGGGTTGCTGAAGTCTAAAGATGAAACTGTACTACTGAGTTCGATGGATTATCTTGAAACTATGGCATCTACAGATAAAATGAATCGGGATTTGATTCTTAATGAAGGCGGGATTTCTGTTCTAGTTCATGTTTTGGACCCTAAGTTGTCAGTTTCATCCAAGGCACGGGAAATGGCCTTTAGAGGAATAAAGACATTATGTTTAAAATCAGAAAGTTCGTTAAACGTTGTGATGAATTCTGGATTTATGGATCATGTGCTTTATTTTCTTCGTTATGGGGAGGTTTCTATACAAGAATTGGCGTTAAAGGCATCATTTTGGCTATGCAAAACCTCAGAAGAGGCACAAAAAGCCATGGGTGATGCAGGGTTTATGCCAGAGCTTGTCAAGTTTCTTGATGCAAAGTCTTATGAGGTCTGCGAAATGGCAGCGGAGACACTCTCTGTCATGGTATCAGTGCCCAGGAATCGCAAGAGATTCGTGCAAAACCCACAAAACGTTGGTCTGATTGTGCAGTTACTTGATCAAGACGAGCCCAATTTAGGCGACAGCAAGTTGTTGCTCACGATTCTAACATTCCTAGTAAGCTCAAACACTGGAAGAAGAAGCATTGTAAATTCCGGGCACCTCAGAAACATAGAAAAACTTGCAGCAGCAGAAGTATCAGATGCAAAGAAGATAGTTAGGAGGTTATCCTCAAATAAATTCACCAGCATATTTAGTGGAATCTGGCATTCTTGA